In the genome of Aequorivita sp. H23M31, the window AAGAGTATAATGCGAATAAATTTGCAAGGTGTTTAAAGAATTTTCATAGGTGCTTATCCGAACATCATCAAAACCATCGAGAAATTCACTTTTGGACAGGTCGCTGGGCGACCAATCAAAATCGTGATGGGTAATGGTGTAATAAAAGTCCTCTTCTTTTCCGTTGAGTGCATCAAAGGAGAGTTCAAGCCTTTCTCCCAAGCGTAGGATTGGAAGTTGACTTTGATCTGTGGCGCCTCGAAATTGTATGGTGCCTATATATGGAGGCTCGATTTTTTCGTGAATTTGGGCAAGGATAGGAAGTGTAAAAAGTATTGAAAGATAAGATAACAGTGATATTCGGGCCATAATTAAATTTTAAAAAAGCTAATATAAAACAAATTTCGCGCCGAAGCGGATAGTGGTCAGGAAATGAAACTTGGTTTATTGGATTTTACATTGATTGATGCGGTTTCAAAAATTATCGAGAACATTGAAATTCCAGTAAAAGGTTATGGTTTTGGATACTACAGGCATCTTTCTTTGAATTTAACCAAAACAATTAGAATACTCATAGGTCTGTTTTTTAACGTTCAAAATTATACGCATTTATTGTGCTATAGTCTTTTTAATTTTTAAATTTGTGCGCTCCAGATTTTGTGCGTTCTAATTCGCCAAATTAGGGGTATTAAAAAGGCATTATTAATATCCATAGATATGTCCAAAGACATTAAGATTAAAAAAGGTCTTACCATAAATTTAAAAGGCGAAGCCGAAAAAATACTTTCCAGCGCGCCCCGATCAAGAACTTTCGTCATTAAACCTTCCGACTTTCATTTGACTACTCCGAAAATGGTAGTTAAAGAAGGGCAAAGGGTTATGGCCGGAGATGTCATTTTTTATTCCAAGACCAACGAACTTATAAAGTTTGTTTCTCCTGTGAGTGGTACTCTTTCCAAGATAGAACGAGGGGCTAAGAGGGTAATAACAGACCTTATTATTGAAGCAGATGCTCAGGATGCATATAGGGATTTTGGTGTTTTAAATCCGGATTCTGCTAGTGCGGATGCCATTAAAAATCGTCTTCTCGAAGCAGGTTGTTGGCCTTTCATAATCCAAAGACCCTATGTGGTAGTGGCGGACACGGAGATAGAACCTAGAGATATTTTTATTTCGGCATATAATTCTGCTCCTCTGGCCAATGATTATGATTTTTCTCTTCATAAAAAAGAAAGAGAACTGCAGGCTGCGGTTACAGCTTTAAGCAAGCTTACCAAAGGACAAGTGCATGTTGGAATTTCCAAAGAAAGTGACTCTCCATTTAAAGGACTAAAAGATATTTCCCTTCATACAGTTTCTGGACCTCATCCAGCTGGCAATGTGGGAACTCAAATAAATAAGATTAGACCTGTTAATAGAGGCGAAGTGGTCTGGACCATTTCACCTCAAGATCTGGTTATCATTGGTGAATTGTTACTCACAGGAAAATTTAACGCAGAGAGAATAGTAGCACTTTCAGGCTCAGAGGTTAAATCTCCCAAATATTACAGGACTAAAATCGGGTCGGAGGTTTCAACTTTTATTTATGATTCTGGTGTAAAGGAAGAAAATGTCCGTGTTATCAGTGGAAATGTTCTTACAGGAACAAGAATTTCACCGAAGGGACATTTGGGTTATTATGCAAATACTGTCACAGTTATTCCGGAGGGTGATGATTACGAACTTTTTGGCTGGAATAAACCTGTTTTCAATAAATATTCGACCTCAAGGGCATTGACTTTTTCTTGGTTGAATCCGAAAAAGGTGTATGATTTGGATACAAATACCAATGGTGAGCACAGAGCTTTTGTGGTAACTGGGATTTATGAAGAAGTATTTCCATTGGATATGTTTCCGCTTCAGATTTTAAAAGCCTGTATGGTAAAAGATCTAGATCAAATGGAAGCTTTGGGAATGTATGAAGTTGCTCCCGAAGATTTTGCTCTTACCGAGTTTGTTTGCGTTAGCAAGCAGCCACACCAACAAATCATCAGGAACGGTCTTGATTTAATGTATAAAGAAATAGGATAACCGCTATGGGATTGAAACAAAATTTACATAACCTAAAAGAAAAATATAGAGGGACCAATATGGCTCCTGCTTTCAATGCGCTGCATACCTTTTTGTATACCCCGAATGAAACTACACATTCCGGTTCGCACATACGCGTGGTAGACGACTTGAAGCGGACCATGAACACGGTTATTATGGCCTTGGTTCCTTGCTTGATCTTTGGAATATTTAACGCAGGGTACCAACATTATGCCGCTATTGACAATAGTTTGCGGTTAGATCCCCTAGGAAATTTCTTTACTTGGGATAATTTCATTTTGGGTGCATGGACAGTATTGCCATTGGTAATAGTTTCTTATGTTGTGGGTCTGGGAGTAGAATTCATTTTTGCCATTATCAACAAGCACGAAGTTGAGGAAGGATATTTGGTAACGGGAATGCTCGTACCGCTTATTGTTCCTATCGATATTCCGTTATGGATGCTTACTGTTGCAGTAATTTTTGGTGTTGTAATCGGGAAAGAGGTTTTTGGTGGAACTGGAATGAATATTCTGAATCCGGCTCTTACCATTCGTGCCTTCCTATTCTTCGCCTATCCAACATGGATGAGTGGGGATAAGGTATGGGTGCATGGAGCGGTTGAAAATTCCAAGCAGCTTGCTGCTGGTGCAAATATTGACGTAATATCTGGAGAAACGATTTTAGGTAGCTTAGCTCAAAACCATGAACCTATTTATAGTCTTTGGGATTCCTTTTGGGGCTTTATTCCCGGATCGGTAGGTGAAACCTCGACTTTTCTAATACTCTTGGGAGGTCTGTTCCTCATATTCACTAAAGTGGGAAGCTGGAGGATAATGTTGTCATCTGTAGTTGGTGCCTTAGTGATGGGATTGATCTTTAACGGCGTGGTTAATGCCGGTTGGATACAATCCGGGAACAGTTTTTATTCCTTAATGCACGAACCCTTTTGGCATCATTTGCTTTTTGGTGGACTTGCCTTTGGTATAGTCTATATGGCGACAGATCCGGTAACGGCGACCCAAACGAACAAGGGAAAATGGTATTATGGATTTCTTATAGGTTTTATGTCCGTAATGATACGGGTTTTCAACCCTGCTTATCCAGAAGGCGTGATGTTGGCCATTCTGTTAATGAACGTCTTCGCACCAACCATAGACCATTATGTTGTTATGGGGAATATTAAAAAGAGAAAGAAACGTCTTAAAGTTAAAATAGCTTAGAAATGGCAAAATTCACTGATAAAAATTCATATACAATCCTGTTTGCCGTAATAATGGTATTGGTGGTTGGAAGTCTTTTAGCTGGGGTCGCTCAAGGCCTTAGCGGAAGGATTGCAGAAAACCAACGTTTTGAAAAGCAACAGAATATTCTGTATGCAATGGGAGTTAACACCAACGAAGGAACAAGCGATGTTTCCTTTATTCCTGCAACCGAGGTAGAACCTGCCTTTCATAAATACATTACGCACCAATTGGTTATTCAAGGAGATAAGGTTACTGAAGATCCGGAAGCATATCTGATCGACATTAAAAAAGAGGAGCATATGGCGAAGGAGGATCCGAACTATGTAAGAAGACTCCCTTTGTTTGTTGGTGAAAAGGATGGCAATACGCTGTATATTATACCAATGCGAGGAAAGGGACTTTGGGATGCCATTTGGGGATTCGTTTCTGTTGATACCGATTTTGTTGTTCACGGAGTTTATTTTGATCACGCTGGGGAAACACCGGGACTTGGGGCGAACATTAAAGAACGTTACTTTATGGATGATTTCCAAGGAGAAGAAATAATGAGCGGAGATGTTTTTAAAGGAATCGATGTTGCAAAAGGTAATAACGACCCTACAAACAAAAGAAAGGATGACCAAAGGGTGGATGCACTTGCCGGTGCTACAATTACTGGAGACGGTGTAACCGCGATGATTAAAAAAGATGTGGGCCTTTACATCCCATATTTGAAGAAATTAAAGAATGAATCACAGAAAACCGAAGTTCCTAATGCTGTACAGGATACGGTAGAACCTACGGATTCCATTCAGTGATAGGAAGTTGACTGTTATTTATAACAAACAAAATTTAAGAATATGGCATTACTTTCAAGAAAAGATAGCAGATTAATTCTAGATCCATTAGCGGATAATAACCCAATTACCATTCAGGTTTTGGGGATATGTTCGGCGTTGGCTATTACCGCCCAATTAAAAGCTTCCATTGTTATGGCGCTATCGGTAATGGGCGTTTTAGCAATTGGTAACGTAGTGATTTCGCTACTGCGGAACGTTATTCCGGGAAAAATTAGAATTATTGCGCAATTGGTAATTGTGGCTGCCCTGGTTATTGTCGTTGACCAAGTGTTGAAGGCATACTCCTATGAATTAAGTAAACAACTTTCCGTATTTGTGGGGTTGATTATTACCAACTGTATCATTATGGGAAGGTTTGAGGCCTTTGCTTTGGCAAATGGACCCTGGAGATCCTTTTTAGATGGAATTGGGAACGCCGCCGGCTATGGAATAATCTTGGTAATTGTGGGCTTTTTCAGAGAACTTCTTGGATCAGGAACTTTGCTTGGATATAAGGTTCTAGGAGATCCTATCGAAAAAACAGGTCTTTACGCTATAGGATATGAGGACAATGGGTTCATGTTGCTTTCACCAATGGCATTAATTGTTATCGGAATTATTATTTGGGTGCAACGTTCAAGAAACAAAGCTTTAGTAGAGGCGGAGTGATTGATAACCAGTACGCAGTAGTCAGTATGCAGTGACCAGTATGTTGATTAGCGGATTGGTGAAATTAAAAGAATATTTAAAATGAGTTTGAATTTCAGGATTTGCTTGGCTATAAAAAATCGTTTGATTTAGCGATGGATGTTTTTGAAATTTCTAAGAAATTCCCAAGGGAAGAAAAATATTCCTTGATAGATCCAATTAGGAGATCATCAAGAGCAGTTTGCGCCGCAATCTGAACCGTATGGAAAGAGAAGATATCTCAAGCATTTCGTTAGTAAATTGACAGATGCCGATTCAGATCCCGATAGTTATCGGAATAGAAACGCAAACTTGGTTGTAATTTGCTTTAGCGTGTGATTATATAACCAAAATTGAACATAACGAATTACTAATTAGGAGTGAAGAAGTAGGAAAAGTGTTAAATCAGATGATGAACAATCCAGGTAAATTTGGAGTTACAATATCATAGCTGTTTACTGAAAAGATTTAAAACAAATTCCTGAATACTGAATTACTGATTACTGAATACTGAAAAACTGAATTACTGAACAAATGGAACACGTAGAATTATTTTTTAAATCGATTTTCATAGACAATATGATATTTGCCACATTCTTGGGAATGTGTTCATATCTGGCTGTTTCTAAAAAAGTTGCTACTGCGGTAGGTTTAGGGGCTGCAGTAATTTTCGTTTTAGCTGTGACCGTCCCGATTAACTGGTTGTTGGATCAGTATATCTTAAGAGATGGTGCATTGGTATGGTTAGGACCTGAATATGCAGATTATAATCTTGGGTTTTTATCGTTTATTCTATTTATCGCTACCATTGCAACCATGGTGCAACTTGTTGAAATTGTGGTGGAAAAGTTTTCACCAGCTCTTTACAATTCCTTGGGTATTTTCCTTCCTTTGATTGCAGTTAACTGTGCTATCCTCGGAGGTTCCCTATTTATGCAGTCTCGTGAAATTCCATCTTTGGCTCTAGCTTTTAATTATGGTATTAGTTCAGGTATAGGTTGGTTCTTGGCAATTTTGGCTATTGCGGCGATTCGTGAAAAAATAAGATATTCAAATGTTCCCGCACCATTACGAGGTTTGGGAATAACTTTTATCATTACCGGTTTAATGGCTATTGGTTTTATGAGTTTTGGAGGGATGTTGACAGGAGGTGATGAGGACACCACATCTTTAGAAGGCAGACCTGAAAAAATCGGTGAAAGTACCGAACAAGTGGAGCAGGAAACCCCTGCAAATAGCAAGGAAATAACTGGTACAGTTTCAATTTCAGACGTTTCAAATTTAACAAAACAATAGTATGTTTTTAGAGATAAGCACTCTTGGAGTAATTGCGGTAACAGTAATTTCATTATTGATTCTTACCTTATTGTTGGTTGCCTTGCTCCTATTCACAAAAGAAAAACTTTCCCCATCCGGGCCCGTGAAAATCACCATCAACGATGAGAAAGTCATTGAAGTTGCCAGTGGTGGAACATTGTTATCAACTTTAGGAGCGGAAAAGATATTTCTTCCTTCTGCTTGTGGTGGTGGGGGAACCTGTATTCAATGTGAATGTCACGTAATAGATGGAGGAGGAGCAGCACTCCCTACCGAAACCCCGCACTTTACCCGTAAGGAATTAAAAGATGGAATCCGTCTTGCTTGCCAAGTAAAGGTTAAGCAGGATATGGTTATTACCATTCCCGAGGAGGTTTTTGGAATTAAAAAATGGGAAGCCACAGTTGTAAGAAATTATAACGTAGCATCTTTCATTAAGGAATTCGTTGTAGAGATTCCAGAAGATATGGGTTATAAAGCGGGAGGATATATTCAAATTGAAATTCCGCCGTGCGAGATCAAGTTTGAGGACATGGATATTACTGCCCATCCTGAAGAGCACGAAAGACCCGACAAGTTTCAGGAGGAGTGGGACAAATTTAAACTTTGGCCATTGGTAATGAAGAATGTTGAAGTTACCGAAAGAGCCTATTCTATGGCATCCTATCCTGCCGAAGGTCGTGAAATTATGTTGAACGTTCGTATTGCTACGCCACCATTCGATCGTGCAAAAGGAGGATGGATGAATGTAAATCCTGGAATCGCTTCTTCCTATATATTTAATTGTAAAGAAGGTGATAAAGTTGTGATTTCCGGACCTTACGGTGAATTCTTTATAAATCCTTCCGAAGCCGAAATGCTTTATGTAGGTGGAGGTGCGGGTATGGCTCCGATGAGATCTCACCTGTATCATCTGTTCAAAACCTTAAAAACGGGTAGAAAAGTTACCTATTGGTATGGTGGACGGTCAAAGAGAGAATTGTTCTACTTGGAACATTTTAAGGAATTGGAAACTGAATTCCCTAACTTTAAATTTTATTTGGCACTTAGTGAGCCAGCGCCAGAAGATAACTGGAAAGTGAAAAAGGATATTCATGACGAAGAAGGGGATGGGTTTGTAGGCTTTATTCACCAAGTGGTAATTGATAATTATTTAAATCATCACGATGCGCCTGAAGATATTGAATTGTATTTCTGTGGCCCTCCATTAATGAACCAAGCCGTTCAGAAAATGGGTGAAGATTTCGGAATCCCTGACGAGAATATTCGTTTTGACGATTTCGGAGGATAAACCGCTCCTAAAATATATTAAGACCGTTCCTCACTATCCTGGAACGGTTTTTTTTTTAAATAGTATATAAAAAAGAAAAAGTGAAGCCGTAAATTTGTGTTCCCTATGAGCGAAAAACTGACGAAACAAGAGCTGCACAACTTGGCAATGAATATTGTGGGAAAACTGTTGGAAACAGATGGCTATGAGTTTTTGGGCGTTAACTCTAAGCTTAAAAAGGATCCCCAATTTGTGGTTCTTAAGGATAAGGAACTCAGTTTTATCATTGTGCGTGCTATTTCGTACCCCGAGGATGTCAACGCTTATGATCCTCAATTTATGGAGACGATTAAGGAGCACGCCAAAAAGTTTGAAGCCAAAACCTTTTATGCGGGAGTTGGATTAGGGCACGGAGATGATTACGGAAAACCCGTTATAAAGAATGAAGATTATACTTTGTTGTACAATGGATTGCAAGAGATAAAATGAGAAAATGCCTGTTTATTCTAATTTTAGCCATGTTTTCCTCCTGCGGAAAGGATACCATAGTTCATGATTATTTCGAAGGAAACGCATTTGGCACGAGCTATCACATTCAAATTTATTCCAATGAAAGGAATGATATTAAGGCGGGCATAGATTCAGTGGTTGCTTCACTTAACCAATCACTGAGTACCTACATTCCAGAAAGCGACATCTCTAAAATCAATCAAGGAGATTCCACCGTGGTTGTGGATTCTAATTTCCGTGAGGTTTTTAAACTTTCTGAAAGAATTAATAAGGAAACAAATGGATATTTCGATCCAACTATTGGGGTTTTACGCAATGCCTATGGCTTCGGTGATGTCAAACCGTTGCGCATTATTGATAAAAAAACGTTGGATTCGCTGATGCAATATGTAGGATTCCAAAAGGTAGAACTCAGAAATGACGGGACCATAAGAAAGAAATTCCCACAAATATATTTTGATTTCAATGCGATTGCTAAGGGTTTTGGGATTGACTGTATTGGTCGTTACTTAGATAGTAAAGGGGTAAAAGATTATTTAATAGAACTGGGAGGCGAAATTTTGGCCAAGGGAAGAAACTTGGAAAAGGATCAATTGTGGACCGTAGGAATAGAAAGCCCTGAATCTGAGTTGGAGGATCGGAGCTTTGACGCTGCGGTTATGTTAGACAATGTTGGAATGGCGTCTTCTGGAAATTACAGAAAATTCCGGGTTGATTCTCTTACGGGTCAGAAGTACGTTCATACTTTAAATCCTTTAACTGGATCTGCGGAGATGAGCAATATAACAAGTGCAACCGTTATAGCTCCTACTTGTGGAGAGGCGGATGCGTATGCAACATCTTTTATGGCTCTTGGGATAGAAAAATCGGAAGAGTTATTAAAGAAGCTTCCAGAGGTTGAGGCATATTTAACCTATACAGATTCAATCCATCATCACAAAATCTTTATTACCGACGGATTCAAAAAAATGATGCCTAAATAGCTACTTATCGTTTTAGGGTAAAATGTCCCCGATATTGTGGCCGATTTGCAAGATCAATTAAAAACCAATAATCATTGGAAGGCATTTTTTTTCCTTTAAGGTTGGTGCCGTCCCAACCGAGAGAATATGGAGGTATTCTTTTTAGCAACTTTCCGAACCGATCAAAAATATAAATCTTAAAATCTGGAATCTGGTCAATACCGATAATTCTCCAATAATCATTTACACCGTCGTTATTGGGCGTGAAAAACCTCGGATAGTCCAATATCAGAAATTCTCTCGAAACAATGCCACATCCATTCTTATCACGAACATAAGCCGTGTGGAAACCGTTTGATAATCCGCGGAAGAAATTATCATTCTGGAACTGTAAATCAGTGTCCACAGCAAATTCATAATCTCCCAGACCTTCAACCATAATAATTACAGAATTATCCTTTCCGTGGAAATCAAAAATCTCCAGATCGGTTATAGTTGCAATATCTGATGGAAGGACTTCTACCGACACAGTATTTGTACAACCATATTCATTTGTAACAGTAACCGAATAGATTCCCGGATCGTTAATATAAATACGGTTTAGGCTTCTTCCTTCTTCTCCGGTATTCCATACGTAATATTTAAATCCTCTTTCAACGGAAATAGGTAAGGCCTCGGTAGCGTTTAAACAAAATAGATATGGATCTTGATTGAACCTTGGAAGTGGAAGTGGGTTAACGGTTATTCTGAATTGAGTATAATCAAAACAACCAGTGGCTTTTTCCAAAAACCTAACGTAAATTATTTGTGGATTTTGTGTTGTTTGAAACCTGCCGGATATACTATTGATTCCCGCCAATCGATCTGATTCTGAGGTAAAATACAAAATTTCAAAATCCAAAGGATTTCGCGCGTTGAGGATTTCAACATCTTTATCATTTAGATAAATAGTAGTTTTTCCATTTAAGTCAAAATCGCAAACTACAATGTTGGTTGGTTGTCCCGCCTTTTCAATTCTGTTTAAATATCCCCAGAAAGAGGTAATGCTAAAACAGTTTTCATCCAACTCATCAGTAACCCGAACGAAAATTCTACGGGGGGTAAAGGTGAAATCCACAACTCTTCCGATGGGATTTAAGTTATTGATGGCATCTTCTTCAGCATTGTGGAAACTGAAAATATAGCCATTGGGATTGCCAATTATTTCGGGAATAATATTATCCAAAACATACGTCTCGGATTCTTCAAAACTGCATAAAACCACATCTTCTGGCTCTTGTAATCGAGGGTTGCCAATTTCCAGTTCAAAGGAAGTAATATCGCTACAGCCATTTGGACGTTCAATGCGAGCATAAATAGTTTGTGGATTTGTTGTATTTCTATAGGGGCTACTTAAAGGGTTAACCCCGATGCTTGCATCGTTAAGATTCTTGTGATAAGAAACGGCAACTCCCGTTTGATTGCCTATAATGATATTTGTCTGAGATTCAAGATTAAAATTGGTTTGTTCATCAGGACGACCATCCGTATCACATTTAATTAAATTATTGGGCTGGTTAGCGGTTACGGAATTTGGAAGTTGTGCGGTTCCCGTATAAAAAATGCTAAAGGGGCCCGATCCCTGTGCTCGGTCTACGATCAAATAATACACCTCGCCCGCCTGCACATCTATATATTTTAAATAACCATTGCCATCTTCACCTGGTCCCTCTTCGGTATCAGTTTCTGTCATATTCAAACCTGTATCTGCCGGTACTCCGGCGTTTTCTGGATTTGTGCTAGAGCATCTAATGGCGTGACCCAGAGAAGTGCAGGTAACGTTTGGTCCAAATATGGCAAAATCGTAATCGTCCATACCGTTGTCTGGGCTAAGATCGAAAGTAAATGTTCCAGAACTGAGAAATTCGAATTTAAACCAAATATTGTGTTGGTCCATGGAATAACAAGGTGGAACGAAGTTACCAGGAAGTGAAAACTCATCAAATCCAATTCCATCGGGTTCTATACCCAAACTGGAGTTGCCGCAGATAACAATCGCATTTACGCAGTCATTTGGATTCTGGGAAAATGCCGAGAAAGCAAATAGGACTAAAAGGAATGTTAGTTTAAGAGACATAGGAAAGGTTGCCCTACCAAAGTAATGAAATTATTTTATACAGAGGGGAATTAATTCCCCGATTGGCAAACGATATTTCTGAATCTCTTCATCGGTAAGCTTCTTCGTATAATCGACTGCTTCTACTTTAAAGCCTATCGATCTCAGTTTTTCGAAGTAGTCCATTCCATATACCCGAACGTGATCGTACTGCCCAAAAATGCGTGCGCGTTCCTTTGGGTCGGTAATGCTATCATCCTCAAAGGTCTTTTCCAAATCAGCACTATACGGTACTTGAAGTATGGCCAGTCCACCCGGTTTTAAAATACGATATAATTCTTGCATCGCTTTGGTATCATCTGGAATATGTTCTAAAACGTGATTACAGATAATAAAATCAAACTCATTATTAGAAAATGGAAGATCGCAAATATCCGCTTTTACATCGGCGATTGGGGAGTTAAGGTCGGTCGTGATATATTCAAGATTCTTCATTTTCCTGAACCTTTTGTAAAATGCCTGTTCAGGTGCAAAATGAAGGACTTTTAGATTTTCAGTAAAAAAAGAAGTTTCGTTCTTAAGATATAACCAAAACAGTCGGTGACGTTCTAAGGAAAGCGTCCCGGGAGAAAGCACATTTTCCCGAACATTTTCATAACCATACGGTAAAAACTTTCGATAGGATTTGCCGTTAATGGGATCGGTAAATTTATTTCCTTTAAGAAAAAAGGCAAAGAATGGTTGTGCCAAATAACTCAATCGGATGAGCAACGGACGCGGGATGGTATTTAGGATTTTCTTGAACAATAGTTTGGGTTGTTACGCAGAGTTTCACAGAGGTTACGCAGAGTTTCGCTAAGAGTTTTTTTTTAAACCATTATTTAAAAACTCTTTGTCGAGGAACTTTAGTTGGTTTATTATCCATTTCTCTGTGGAACTCTGGGCTTCTCAGCGTGACTCAGTGTAATAGCTTTCATTGAGAGTTTATAAACCTTTTTAGACCGTTTTTTAGCATTATGGTGTGAAAGTTAAATAACAGACCTAACGGATAATTCCCTAATTTCAAATAAGTCAGAACTTGTGCGGAATGAACATCAGTAAAGCTTTCTACAGTTTTAATTTCGACCACTATTTTATTTTCTACTAATAAATCAATTCGGTATCCGTGATCTAGTTTTACATCTTTATATATTATGGGTAATGCCTTTTCTTTTTCGACTATTAAGCCTTCCGAGCGAAGTTCAAACAAAAGACACTCTTGATAAGCAGACTCTAAAAGTCCAGGCCCGTGATGTCGATGAACCTCAATTGCCGAGCCTATTATAATCTCTGTTAATTTATTATCCATTTCTCTGGGAATCTCTGTGCGATAGCCGCTAATTACTCCTAAACGCTTTATCTTCCTTTATTCTTTGTTCCGGAGACTTTATAAATATACACGAATTTTTGGATAGGTAAGTTTAAGAATCTTGAACAAGTATTTTTGAGTTGTAACACAGAGTTCCACAGAGGTTACGCAGAGTTTCACTGGAGCTTTATTGAATTTGGGTGAAAGACAAATAACGAGCTAAAAGATAATTCCAAAATTATTGATCTAGGGGCCTCAATAGCTCAAGCAATTATAATCTCAGTTAGCTTATTATCAATTTCTCAGCGTAACTCTGTGCCTCTCAGCGTAACTCTGTGTAATAGCTCCCTCAGTCCTCAGTCTCAGTCAGCACGGAACTCCTTCTCCTCATCACTCTTAATCCCCAAAGCCTCATAAATATAATCGAAGGTGGAAAGTAATTCTGGCTTTCCGTTTACCAATGCAACGTCGTGTTCAAAATGTGCACTGGCCTTGCCATCTAAAGTTACAATTGTCCAACCATCGTTCAATTGTTT includes:
- a CDS encoding Na(+)-translocating NADH-quinone reductase subunit A, with protein sequence MSKDIKIKKGLTINLKGEAEKILSSAPRSRTFVIKPSDFHLTTPKMVVKEGQRVMAGDVIFYSKTNELIKFVSPVSGTLSKIERGAKRVITDLIIEADAQDAYRDFGVLNPDSASADAIKNRLLEAGCWPFIIQRPYVVVADTEIEPRDIFISAYNSAPLANDYDFSLHKKERELQAAVTALSKLTKGQVHVGISKESDSPFKGLKDISLHTVSGPHPAGNVGTQINKIRPVNRGEVVWTISPQDLVIIGELLLTGKFNAERIVALSGSEVKSPKYYRTKIGSEVSTFIYDSGVKEENVRVISGNVLTGTRISPKGHLGYYANTVTVIPEGDDYELFGWNKPVFNKYSTSRALTFSWLNPKKVYDLDTNTNGEHRAFVVTGIYEEVFPLDMFPLQILKACMVKDLDQMEALGMYEVAPEDFALTEFVCVSKQPHQQIIRNGLDLMYKEIG
- a CDS encoding NADH:ubiquinone reductase (Na(+)-transporting) subunit B; translated protein: MGLKQNLHNLKEKYRGTNMAPAFNALHTFLYTPNETTHSGSHIRVVDDLKRTMNTVIMALVPCLIFGIFNAGYQHYAAIDNSLRLDPLGNFFTWDNFILGAWTVLPLVIVSYVVGLGVEFIFAIINKHEVEEGYLVTGMLVPLIVPIDIPLWMLTVAVIFGVVIGKEVFGGTGMNILNPALTIRAFLFFAYPTWMSGDKVWVHGAVENSKQLAAGANIDVISGETILGSLAQNHEPIYSLWDSFWGFIPGSVGETSTFLILLGGLFLIFTKVGSWRIMLSSVVGALVMGLIFNGVVNAGWIQSGNSFYSLMHEPFWHHLLFGGLAFGIVYMATDPVTATQTNKGKWYYGFLIGFMSVMIRVFNPAYPEGVMLAILLMNVFAPTIDHYVVMGNIKKRKKRLKVKIA
- a CDS encoding Na(+)-translocating NADH-quinone reductase subunit C, with the protein product MAKFTDKNSYTILFAVIMVLVVGSLLAGVAQGLSGRIAENQRFEKQQNILYAMGVNTNEGTSDVSFIPATEVEPAFHKYITHQLVIQGDKVTEDPEAYLIDIKKEEHMAKEDPNYVRRLPLFVGEKDGNTLYIIPMRGKGLWDAIWGFVSVDTDFVVHGVYFDHAGETPGLGANIKERYFMDDFQGEEIMSGDVFKGIDVAKGNNDPTNKRKDDQRVDALAGATITGDGVTAMIKKDVGLYIPYLKKLKNESQKTEVPNAVQDTVEPTDSIQ
- a CDS encoding NADH:ubiquinone reductase (Na(+)-transporting) subunit D; this translates as MALLSRKDSRLILDPLADNNPITIQVLGICSALAITAQLKASIVMALSVMGVLAIGNVVISLLRNVIPGKIRIIAQLVIVAALVIVVDQVLKAYSYELSKQLSVFVGLIITNCIIMGRFEAFALANGPWRSFLDGIGNAAGYGIILVIVGFFRELLGSGTLLGYKVLGDPIEKTGLYAIGYEDNGFMLLSPMALIVIGIIIWVQRSRNKALVEAE
- a CDS encoding four helix bundle protein, with amino-acid sequence MDVFEISKKFPREEKYSLIDPIRRSSRAVCAAI
- the nqrE gene encoding NADH:ubiquinone reductase (Na(+)-transporting) subunit E codes for the protein MEHVELFFKSIFIDNMIFATFLGMCSYLAVSKKVATAVGLGAAVIFVLAVTVPINWLLDQYILRDGALVWLGPEYADYNLGFLSFILFIATIATMVQLVEIVVEKFSPALYNSLGIFLPLIAVNCAILGGSLFMQSREIPSLALAFNYGISSGIGWFLAILAIAAIREKIRYSNVPAPLRGLGITFIITGLMAIGFMSFGGMLTGGDEDTTSLEGRPEKIGESTEQVEQETPANSKEITGTVSISDVSNLTKQ
- the nqrF gene encoding NADH:ubiquinone reductase (Na(+)-transporting) subunit F, translating into MFLEISTLGVIAVTVISLLILTLLLVALLLFTKEKLSPSGPVKITINDEKVIEVASGGTLLSTLGAEKIFLPSACGGGGTCIQCECHVIDGGGAALPTETPHFTRKELKDGIRLACQVKVKQDMVITIPEEVFGIKKWEATVVRNYNVASFIKEFVVEIPEDMGYKAGGYIQIEIPPCEIKFEDMDITAHPEEHERPDKFQEEWDKFKLWPLVMKNVEVTERAYSMASYPAEGREIMLNVRIATPPFDRAKGGWMNVNPGIASSYIFNCKEGDKVVISGPYGEFFINPSEAEMLYVGGGAGMAPMRSHLYHLFKTLKTGRKVTYWYGGRSKRELFYLEHFKELETEFPNFKFYLALSEPAPEDNWKVKKDIHDEEGDGFVGFIHQVVIDNYLNHHDAPEDIELYFCGPPLMNQAVQKMGEDFGIPDENIRFDDFGG
- a CDS encoding Na(+)-translocating NADH-quinone reductase subunit F, which codes for MSEKLTKQELHNLAMNIVGKLLETDGYEFLGVNSKLKKDPQFVVLKDKELSFIIVRAISYPEDVNAYDPQFMETIKEHAKKFEAKTFYAGVGLGHGDDYGKPVIKNEDYTLLYNGLQEIK
- a CDS encoding FAD:protein FMN transferase, whose amino-acid sequence is MRKCLFILILAMFSSCGKDTIVHDYFEGNAFGTSYHIQIYSNERNDIKAGIDSVVASLNQSLSTYIPESDISKINQGDSTVVVDSNFREVFKLSERINKETNGYFDPTIGVLRNAYGFGDVKPLRIIDKKTLDSLMQYVGFQKVELRNDGTIRKKFPQIYFDFNAIAKGFGIDCIGRYLDSKGVKDYLIELGGEILAKGRNLEKDQLWTVGIESPESELEDRSFDAAVMLDNVGMASSGNYRKFRVDSLTGQKYVHTLNPLTGSAEMSNITSATVIAPTCGEADAYATSFMALGIEKSEELLKKLPEVEAYLTYTDSIHHHKIFITDGFKKMMPK